One Alicyclobacillus vulcanalis genomic region harbors:
- a CDS encoding RNA degradosome polyphosphate kinase codes for MNLDSRAHFINREVSWLLFNERVAFEATRADNPLFERLRFLAICASNLDEFFMVRVAGLKDQLKLGVGRPDNKTGMTAAQQLAEVANRGHAHVSQLYRLWSKQLLPSLRKEGIEFVGPDQLTQAQRAYVEEYYHHHVFPVLTPLAVDASHPFPLLANRSLNIAVLLEPIAVRLPHESPLFAVVQVPSVLPRYLELPTSGRKRVFVLLEAVIEMFIDTLFPGHTVLEHACFRITRNADITVDEESAEDLLEEIEREVKKRNRGAAVRLEVHSSMSPELVETLRDWLELEPEDIYSIDGPLDLTFLMRFSAMPEYAHLRFSPILPQVPPDFIGENGLFEAIAKRDILLFHPYESFDPVVHFIHLAASDPQVLAIKQTLYRVSGNSPIVLALARAAENGKQVTVLVELKARFDEENNIVWAKKLEEAGCHVIYGLVGLKTHSKIALVVRREGERIVRYVHLSTGNYNDNTARLYTDLGMFTAREEFGEDASLFFNHLTGFADPPAWRRIATAPHGLKDAFLKLIRREIDHARSGRPARIIAKMNALTDKDLILALFEASSAGVEIDLLVRGICCLRPGIPGVSDRIRVSSIVGRFLEHSRIYYFLNGGEEEFYLASADWMTRNMVSRVEILFPVLQDNLKQRLKHILEVQLQDNVNRWVLAANGQYEKVEPKPGEPKVASQMQFYLEARGAADETAKAIAESMIPRTPPRLLP; via the coding sequence ATGAACCTGGACAGTCGCGCACATTTCATCAATCGAGAAGTGAGTTGGCTCCTCTTCAATGAGCGCGTGGCCTTTGAAGCCACTCGCGCCGACAACCCGCTGTTTGAGCGACTTCGATTTCTCGCCATCTGTGCCTCCAACTTAGATGAATTCTTCATGGTCCGCGTGGCAGGACTCAAGGATCAGCTCAAACTCGGCGTCGGGCGTCCGGACAACAAGACGGGGATGACGGCGGCTCAGCAGCTGGCCGAGGTGGCGAACCGGGGGCACGCGCACGTGAGCCAGCTGTACCGCCTTTGGTCCAAACAGCTGCTCCCGAGCCTGCGCAAGGAAGGCATTGAGTTTGTCGGCCCAGACCAGCTGACGCAGGCGCAGCGCGCGTATGTTGAGGAATATTACCATCACCACGTGTTTCCTGTCCTGACGCCGCTCGCGGTCGACGCGAGCCACCCGTTCCCGTTGCTGGCAAATCGCTCGCTCAACATCGCTGTCCTTCTCGAGCCCATCGCCGTGCGTTTGCCTCACGAATCGCCTTTGTTCGCGGTGGTCCAGGTGCCAAGCGTCCTTCCACGGTACCTCGAGTTGCCCACGTCCGGTCGCAAACGAGTGTTCGTGCTGCTCGAGGCCGTGATCGAGATGTTCATCGACACGCTGTTCCCGGGGCACACCGTCCTCGAACACGCGTGCTTCCGGATTACGCGCAACGCCGACATCACCGTGGACGAAGAGAGCGCGGAGGATTTGCTCGAGGAGATCGAGCGCGAAGTCAAGAAACGGAACCGCGGCGCTGCGGTTCGGCTCGAGGTGCACAGCTCGATGTCGCCCGAACTCGTGGAAACCCTGCGCGACTGGCTTGAGCTCGAGCCGGAGGACATCTATTCCATCGACGGCCCGCTCGACCTTACCTTTCTCATGCGCTTCTCGGCCATGCCCGAGTACGCTCACCTCCGGTTTTCGCCCATCCTGCCGCAGGTGCCGCCTGACTTCATTGGAGAAAACGGCCTGTTCGAGGCTATCGCAAAGCGCGACATTCTCCTGTTCCACCCATACGAGTCGTTCGATCCCGTCGTTCATTTCATCCACCTGGCCGCGAGCGATCCTCAGGTGCTCGCCATCAAACAGACGCTGTACCGCGTGAGCGGCAACTCGCCCATTGTGTTGGCGCTCGCGCGAGCCGCAGAGAACGGGAAACAAGTGACCGTGTTGGTGGAGCTCAAAGCTCGATTCGATGAAGAGAACAATATCGTCTGGGCGAAAAAGTTGGAGGAAGCCGGATGCCATGTCATCTACGGGCTCGTCGGGCTCAAGACGCACAGCAAAATCGCGCTCGTCGTTCGGCGCGAAGGCGAGCGCATTGTCCGCTACGTCCATCTCAGCACGGGCAACTACAACGACAACACCGCGCGCCTGTACACCGATCTCGGCATGTTCACCGCGCGCGAGGAGTTTGGCGAAGACGCTTCGCTTTTCTTCAACCACCTCACGGGCTTTGCCGATCCTCCCGCATGGCGACGCATCGCGACGGCCCCGCATGGGCTGAAGGACGCGTTTCTCAAGCTCATTCGCCGCGAGATCGATCACGCCCGTTCCGGTCGGCCCGCGCGGATCATCGCGAAGATGAACGCGTTGACGGATAAAGATCTGATTCTCGCGCTGTTCGAGGCATCCAGCGCAGGCGTCGAGATCGACCTGCTCGTGCGCGGCATCTGTTGCCTGCGCCCTGGCATCCCGGGTGTGAGTGACCGCATCCGCGTGTCGAGCATCGTCGGGCGATTCCTCGAGCACAGCCGAATTTACTACTTCCTGAACGGGGGCGAAGAGGAGTTTTACCTGGCAAGCGCCGATTGGATGACGCGGAACATGGTGAGCCGCGTCGAAATCCTGTTCCCCGTGCTGCAGGATAACCTGAAGCAGCGCCTGAAGCACATCCTCGAGGTGCAGCTCCAGGACAACGTCAATCGCTGGGTTCTCGCAGCAAACGGCCAGTATGAGAAAGTCGAGCCGAAGCCGGGCGAACCGAAGGTTGCGTCACAGATGCAATTCTATCTCGAGGCTCGTGGTGCCGCCGACGAGACCGCGAAGGCGATTGCGGAGTCGATGATTCCGCGCACGCCTCCGCGCCTGCTCCCTTGA
- a CDS encoding HD-GYP domain-containing protein yields the protein MNVENQGLSSWLRILRPDEGLDSASTDNMTITLLGSYDGLEFIWHHLKKLGTMGFNPSPNTTPFESLIVLQGRLRVANGHEVQYAEPGDIVTMYPTKDDVCIVAMADSEFIYLSSKPIFDVYKRGVERFHRLAREIAEKDGYTASHCERIRKYSVLIGCELGLSARELLSLSCGALFHDIGKIQIPDEILRKPGRLTPEEFDIMKMHTIYGRDMMSSPSNPFLHVGSAVAEQHHERYDGSGYPYGLRGKEIYLPAAIVAVVDSYDAMTTERPYQSRKSKQEALQEIESLKGKLYDPRVVDAFLRVVSINNLDGM from the coding sequence TTGAACGTCGAGAACCAAGGACTGAGCTCGTGGCTGCGCATTCTCCGCCCTGACGAAGGACTTGACAGCGCCAGCACCGACAACATGACCATTACGCTCCTGGGGTCATACGATGGCTTAGAGTTCATTTGGCATCATCTGAAAAAGCTCGGTACTATGGGCTTTAACCCGTCGCCCAACACCACGCCGTTCGAATCTCTCATTGTACTTCAAGGACGGCTTAGGGTAGCTAATGGACATGAAGTGCAGTACGCAGAGCCAGGCGACATTGTTACGATGTATCCTACTAAGGATGATGTGTGCATCGTAGCGATGGCGGACTCGGAATTTATATACTTGAGTTCAAAGCCCATCTTCGACGTTTACAAGCGAGGCGTTGAACGGTTCCACCGCCTAGCCAGAGAAATCGCTGAAAAGGATGGATATACGGCATCTCATTGTGAACGGATCCGGAAATACTCCGTTTTAATCGGATGTGAATTGGGTTTATCAGCCAGGGAATTGCTTTCTTTAAGTTGTGGCGCGTTGTTCCATGATATCGGTAAAATACAAATTCCAGACGAAATTCTTAGGAAGCCTGGTAGACTAACGCCAGAAGAATTTGATATTATGAAGATGCATACGATATATGGTCGGGATATGATGAGCTCACCGTCCAACCCGTTTTTACATGTCGGAAGTGCCGTAGCAGAGCAGCACCACGAACGATACGATGGTAGCGGGTACCCTTACGGCCTTCGTGGTAAGGAAATTTACCTACCTGCTGCGATTGTGGCTGTGGTCGATAGCTACGACGCAATGACTACGGAACGGCCCTATCAGAGTAGGAAGTCAAAACAAGAGGCACTGCAAGAAATAGAGTCTCTTAAGGGCAAGCTTTACGACCCGCGTGTAGTCGACGCATTTTTAAGGGTCGTAAGCATAAATAATCTCGATGGCATGTGA
- a CDS encoding purine-cytosine permease family protein translates to MSVLQPERGRPTPKRTFNRWVQNPVFEDYALRYAPKSFRRWGVWTVMNSALGGIAYMADFAIGGSVVLSYGFANAVSSILVVAAIIFLTGIPIAYYSAKYNIDMDLLTRGAGFGYYGSTLTSLVYASFTFIYFSLEGSVMAQALEEFFHIPLPIGYLICSLVIIPLVMFGMTALSKLQVATQPIWLVLMLGPFVAIAVKDPSAFSQWVHFGGSSASGSHFNAMEFGLAAGVTLSLIAQIGEQVDYLRFMPNLTSENRGKWWIAVMLAGPGWVLLGAIKQLGGSLLASWIAPSMGAKAADEPINMYTHAFHAVIGSSYAALALATFFVLLSQIKINVTNAYSGSLSWSNFFSRIFHTHPGRVVWLFLNVGIALGLMEAGVFGFLNTVLGFYSNLAVAWIGAVVSDLVINKGLLKISPSYIEFKRGHLYNFNPVGFGSMIIAAGVSIAAFFGAFGPVLQAYSPFLSLVLAFVLAPVIAIVTRGKYYIARENTFERSDRYHDEHRRSELPAEFTCACCGFEYEKADMLYCPFHKAPICSLCCSLESACHDLCKAGHVH, encoded by the coding sequence ATGTCGGTACTACAACCCGAACGGGGGCGCCCGACGCCGAAGCGGACCTTTAACCGCTGGGTGCAAAATCCGGTCTTCGAGGATTACGCCCTGCGCTACGCGCCTAAGTCGTTCCGGCGCTGGGGCGTGTGGACGGTCATGAACTCGGCACTTGGCGGCATCGCGTACATGGCCGATTTCGCTATAGGGGGCTCGGTGGTACTTTCGTACGGATTCGCGAACGCCGTGAGCTCCATCTTGGTGGTCGCCGCGATCATCTTTCTCACGGGCATCCCCATCGCGTACTATTCTGCAAAATACAACATCGACATGGACCTTCTGACGCGCGGCGCGGGTTTTGGCTATTATGGGTCCACCCTCACCTCTTTGGTGTATGCGTCGTTTACGTTCATCTACTTTTCGCTCGAGGGATCCGTCATGGCGCAAGCGCTCGAAGAATTTTTCCACATCCCACTGCCCATCGGGTACCTCATTTGTTCCTTGGTCATCATTCCACTCGTCATGTTTGGTATGACGGCTCTATCCAAACTTCAGGTGGCTACACAACCCATCTGGCTCGTCTTGATGCTCGGCCCCTTCGTCGCCATCGCCGTCAAGGATCCGTCCGCCTTCAGCCAGTGGGTGCACTTCGGCGGATCGTCGGCATCGGGCAGCCATTTCAACGCCATGGAGTTCGGCTTGGCGGCGGGCGTCACGCTGTCGCTCATCGCCCAGATTGGCGAACAGGTGGACTATCTGCGCTTCATGCCAAATCTGACGTCCGAAAACCGAGGAAAATGGTGGATTGCCGTGATGTTGGCGGGCCCCGGTTGGGTCCTTCTCGGCGCCATCAAGCAGCTCGGCGGATCGCTTTTGGCTTCGTGGATTGCGCCGAGCATGGGGGCGAAAGCAGCCGACGAGCCCATCAACATGTACACGCATGCGTTCCACGCCGTGATCGGCAGCAGTTATGCGGCGCTGGCACTCGCCACGTTCTTTGTTCTCCTCTCTCAAATTAAAATCAACGTGACGAACGCGTACTCGGGGTCGCTGTCGTGGTCGAACTTTTTCTCGCGCATCTTTCATACGCACCCAGGCCGCGTCGTCTGGCTGTTTCTCAACGTCGGGATCGCGCTAGGCCTCATGGAAGCCGGCGTGTTTGGATTTCTGAATACCGTTCTCGGGTTTTACTCGAATCTCGCGGTCGCCTGGATTGGCGCGGTGGTGTCCGATCTCGTCATCAACAAGGGGCTGCTCAAGATAAGTCCGTCCTACATCGAGTTCAAGCGCGGTCACCTTTACAATTTCAATCCCGTCGGCTTCGGATCCATGATCATCGCGGCGGGGGTGTCGATCGCGGCTTTCTTCGGCGCATTCGGCCCGGTGTTGCAGGCGTACTCGCCGTTCCTGTCGCTCGTTCTCGCCTTTGTGCTGGCGCCGGTGATCGCCATCGTCACGCGCGGCAAGTATTACATCGCGCGGGAGAACACGTTTGAGCGGTCGGATCGGTATCACGATGAGCATCGCCGATCGGAGCTGCCTGCAGAATTCACGTGCGCCTGCTGCGGGTTCGAATATGAAAAAGCGGATATGCTGTACTGCCCTTTTCACAAAGCGCCCATCTGCTCTCTGTGCTGTAGCCTCGAAAGCGCGTGTCACGACCTCTGCAAAGCTGGGCACGTGCACTGA